One region of Nothobranchius furzeri strain GRZ-AD chromosome 16, NfurGRZ-RIMD1, whole genome shotgun sequence genomic DNA includes:
- the LOC129166622 gene encoding vinculin-like produces MQEAMTQEVSDIFSDTTTPIKLLAVAATAPLDAPNRDEVFDERAANFENHANRLGATAEKAAAVGTANKSTVEGIQAAVKSTRDLTPQVCDS; encoded by the exons ATGCAGGAAGCGATGACCCAGGAGGTTTCTGATATCTTCAGTGACACAACAACCCCCATCAAATTACTGGCGGTGGCTGCCACTGCCCCTCTGGATGCCCCCAACAGAGATGAG gTCTTTGATGAAAGAGCTGCCAACTTTGAGAATCATGCCAACAGGCTGGGTGCCACAGCAGAGAAGGCTGCCGCTGTCGGCACAGCGAACAAGAGCACCGTGGAGGGAATCCAGGCTGCCGTCAAGTCAACAAGAGACTTGACGCCACAAGTATGTGATAGTTGA
- the LOC129157173 gene encoding vinculin: SSLHPEPQSLGVSPQYPAPPKPPLPEGEVPPPRPPPPEEKDEEFPEHKAGDIVNEPMMVAARQLHDEARKWSSKGNDIIGAAKRMALLMAEMSRLVRGGSGNKRALIQCAKDIAKASDEVTRLAKEVAKQCTDKRIRTNLLQVCERIPTISTQLKILSTVKATMLGRTNISDEESEQATEMLVHNAQNLMQSVKETVREAEAASIKIRTDAGFTLHWVRKTPWYQ, encoded by the exons TCCTCCCTCCACCCTGAGCCACAGAGCCTAGGAGTTTCTCCCCAATACCCAGCACCTCCTAAGCCCCCTCTTCCAGAGGGTGAGGTTCCTCCCCCCAGGCCCCCTCCTCCTGAGGAGAAAGATGAGGAGTTCCCTGAACACAAGGCTGGCGATATCGTCAATGAGCCCATGATGGTGGCTGCCAGGCAGCTTCACGATGAAGCCCGAAAATGGTCCAGCAAA GGAAATGACATCATCGGTGCTGCCAAACGAATGGCCCTGCTC atggcAGAGATGTCCCGTTTGGTGCGTGGAGGAAGTGGAAACAAGCGTGCCCTAATCCAGTGTGCCAAGGACATAGCTAAGGCCTCTGATGAGGTCACACGGCTGGCTAAGGAGGTGGCTAAGCAGTGTACTGACAAACGTATCCGGACCAACCTGCTCCAG GTGTGTGAGCGTATTCCCACCATCAGCACACAGCTTAAAATCCTGTCCACAGTCAAGGCCACCATGTTGGGTCGTACCAATATCAGTGACGAGGAGTCCGAACAG GCCACTGAGATGTTGGTCCACAACGCTCAGAACTTGATGCAGTCGGTAAAGGAGACGGTCAGAGAGGCTGAGGCAGCTTCTATTAAGATCAGAACAGATGCAGGTTTCACCCTCCACTGGGTTAGAAAGACCCCCTGGTACCAGTAG